DNA sequence from the Streptomyces sp. NBC_01497 genome:
TCGGACGACAGCACCGGTCTGGACTATGACGGCGACCCCGGGGCCACGGGCAGACCCGCCGTCCCCGGCTCCCCGGTGAACGACACCGGTACGGGCGGCAGGCCCGGGGGAGCGACCACCGGCACGGCGGGCGCGGACCCCTCCGCGTCCGACGGCACGGGGAGCCCTGATCCCAGCGGCAGCCAGAGCGCGGACGCAAGTACGGCAGGGGCGTCCCCCGGCGACGGTGCCACGGCGGGCGGTACCGGTGGGACGAGTCCCACGGGCGGCCCGGTGACCGGTCCCGGCGACCCGTCGGAGCCGGGCTCGACAGGACCCGGCGCACCCCCGGCCACCACGCCCGCGGCGCCGCCCCCGCCGGACGATCCCACTCCGTCGCCGACGCACAGCCACTGCCGGCCGATCCTGATCTGGTGCGCGTGACGCCCGGCTCGCCGGGGCCCGGTCCGCGCTGACGCACAGGTCGCCGGGGCCCGGTCCCTGAGCCGCGGTCCGTAAAGGGGGTGGTGCCTCAGCCGCCGTCGGGGCCGTTCCCGGATCCGAGCATCCGCTGGAGCATGTCGCGCAGTGCCCGGCGCTCGGCGTCCGACAGTTCGGCCAGTGGCTCGCGCGCGAAGTCGAGCGAGTCCCGCAGCAGGGCGGCCGTGGTGAGCCCGGTCGCGGTGGCCGCGGCGAGTTTGACCCTGCGGTCGGCCGGGTCCGGCCTGCGCTCGACCAGGCCGCGCGCCTCCAGTCGGTCGACGATGCCGGTCACGTTGGAGGGTTCGCATTTCAGCTTCTGCGCGATTTTGCGCATGGCCATGGGTTCGAGGGACAGCAGTCCCAGCAGCCGGGCCTGTGCGCCGGTGAGCGAGTGCTCCGCGGCGGCGTGCTCGTACTCCTCGTAGTAGCGGGCCACGACGGAGCCGATGAGCTGGACGACTTCGAGGGTGAGCGGGTCGGTTCTGGAGGTGGCCATGGTCACCAGGGTACCCAATTGCTTGACAACATGAAATATTAAGATGCAGGGTTGTTTCAGGTGATGAAGCTTCTGGCACCGGCCTCCGGTCCGGCGGCCTTCGGACTTCCCCCGCCTGAGGAATCCGCACGCAGCATCCGCACCGCACCCCACACGCACCCCTTCAGGAGGTACCCGGATCATGACCGCACTTCCCACGTCCAGCCGTGCCTGGCATCTGATCGCCCGCCCCGAGGGCTGGCCGTCGCCGGGTGACGTCGCCCTGCGCGAGATCCCGGTCGGTGAGCCGGGGCAGGGCCGGATCCTGGTCCGCAACCTGTACTTCTCGGTCGACCCGTACATGCGCGGCAGGATGAACGAGGTGAAGTCGTACGTGCCGCCCTACGAGCTGGACAAGCCGATGGACGGGAGCGCGATCGGCGAGGTCATCGCCTCCGCGGCGGACGGGTTCGCCGTCGGCGACCACGTCATGCACGGCCTCGGCTGGCGGGAGTACGCGGAGTTCCCCGCGAGCCGCGCGGTCAAGGTGGACGCCTCCAAGGCGCCGCTCCCCGCCTACCTCGGTGTGCTCGGCGTCACGGGCCTGACGGCCTACGCGGGCCTGCTGCGGACCGCCTCCTTCAAGGAAGGGGACGCGGTCTTCGTCTCCGGCGCGGCCGGCGCGGTCGGCAGCATCGTCGGGCAGATCGCGAAGATCAAGGGCGCCTCGCGGGTGATCGGTTCGGCGGGCTCCGACGAGAAGGTCAAGCACCTGCTGGACGAGTACGGCTTCGACGCGGCCTTCAACTACAAGAGCGGACCCGTCAAGGAACAGCTCAAGGCCGCCGCGCCGGACGGCATCGACGTGTACTTCGACAACGTCGGCGCCGAGCACCTCGAAGCGGCGATCTCGCGCATGAACAACTTCGGCAGGATCACGCTGTGCGGCATGATCGCGCAGTACAACTCCACCGAGCCGCCCGCCGCACCGCGCAACCTCGCCCAGGTACTGACCAAGCGGCTGCGCATGGAGGGCATGATCGTGATGGATCACATGGACCTGCGTGCCGAGTTCGTCAAGGACGTCGCGGGCTGGCTCGCCGACGGCCGTCTCCAGTACCAGGAGACGACGGTGGAGGGAATCGAGAACGGCTTCGACGCGTTCCTCGGTGTGATGCGAGGCGCGAACACCGGCAAGATGATCGTTTCCCTCGGCTGATCGTTTTCCCGGCCACTCACCTGGTTCCAGACCGCCGCGATCGCGGGAGCGACTCGCGGCGCACAAGCAGAACGGACACACTTCACATGTCGGTAGAGCAGATAGAGCCCCTGTACACGGCCGTCGCGACGGCGGAGAACGGCAGGGACGGCCGGGTCGCCTCGGACGACGGTCAGCTGGATGTCGTGGTCAACCCCCCGAAGAGCATGGGCGGCAACGGCGCGGGGACGAACCCCGAGCAGCTGTTCGCGGCCGGTTACAGCGCCTGTTTCCAGGGCGCGATGGGCGTGGTCGCCCGCCAGGAGAAGCTGGACATCAAGGGTTCGACGGTGACCGCGAAGGTCTCCATCGGCAAGCTCGCGAGCGGCGGCTTCGGCCTCGCGGTCGAGCTCGTCGCGTCGGTGCCGGCGCTCGACGACGTCGCCACGAAGGACCTGCTGGAGAAGGCGCACCAGGTGTGCCCGTACTCCAACGCGACGCGCGGCAACATCGAGGTGACGCTGTCCGCGGCCTGATCGCCGCGACGGTGTGACGGCCCGGCCTTGAGCCGGGAGCACCACCAGGCCCGCCCCGCTAGGGTTGCCCGCATGGGTGATCTCGGGGCGGGTTTCCGCTTTCTGGTGAAGGGCCAGCGCTGGGTCGGGGAGCACGGCCGGTGGTTCGGGTTCGGCCTGCTGCCCGGTGCGGTGAGCCTGCTGGTGTACGCGGGGGCGCTCGTCGCCCTCGCCTGGGGCGGGGGCGACGCGGTGTCGTGGGCGACACCGTTCGCCGACGACTGGGCGTCGCCGTGGCAGGGGCTGTTCCGGGACGGGATGACGGTCCTGCTGTTCGCGCTCGGCCTCTTCCTCGCCGTCATCACCTTCACCGCTGTGACCCTCCTGATCGGCCAGCCCTTCTACGAGGCGCTGTCGGAGGCGGTCGAGCGGGCGGAGTCCGGCGACGGCGTGGTCCCCGAGTCGGGCCTGCCCTGGTGGCGCGAGATCCTCGTGTCCGTCAAGAACAGCCTGTACGTGCTGGTGCGGGTGGTGATCTGGGGTGTGGTGCTGTTCGCCCTCGGCTTCGTCCCGGTACTGGGCCAGACCGTGGTACCGGTCATCGGCTTCTGCGTCTCGGGGTTCTACCTGACCCAGGAACTCACGGCGGTCGCCATGGAACGCCGACGTGTGGGCGCGCGCGAGCAGTTGGCGTGGCTCAAGGGCCGCCGCCTGATGGCGCTGGGTTTCGGTGTGCCGCTCACGCTGGCGTTCCTCGTACCCGTGGTGGCGATCTTCCTGATGCCGGGCGCGGTCGCGGGCGCGACGCTGATGGCCCGGGCCCGGGAGGAGGAATCCGCCGCCGGCCCTTCAGGAATTGCCGGCCCCGGTGCCCCCGCGGCCGGAGCGGCGGTGCCGCCCCCGGCGGGTGCCGCCCGTCCCGTCCCGGCACCCGCGCCGCCGTCCGGGCGCCCGGACGGCACGTAACCGGGAAAGGCCCTGCCGGACCGGCGGGGCCACCGCCCGGGTGCTTCCGCAGGCGGGTACGGCCCGGGGCGCGCAAGGCTCCGCCCGGACGCGTACGGCCCCGGGGCGGCGTCAGGTTCCGCCCCGAGGCCGTACGGCCGGGTTTCAGCGCTCCACGGTCAGCGGGGCGCTCAGGCGGACATCCGTCAGGGAATGTGCCGCCTGGATCTCATACCTGCCCTCGATCAGCGACCAGGAATCCGTTCCCTCGTCCCAGATCTCGAAGGCGCGTCGCCGCAGCGGCACACTCACCTCGACCGTCTCGCCCGGGGCGGCCTCCACCGAGGCGAACCCCGCCAGCCAGCGGGCCGGGCGCTCCGGGGCGGCCGGGTCCTGCCCGGTACCGGGCACGGCGTACAGCTGCACGACCTCGCGGCCGGGCCGCGCGCCCGCGTTGCGCAGGCGGACACGGACCTCCGTGGGGGTCGC
Encoded proteins:
- a CDS encoding EI24 domain-containing protein, with product MGDLGAGFRFLVKGQRWVGEHGRWFGFGLLPGAVSLLVYAGALVALAWGGGDAVSWATPFADDWASPWQGLFRDGMTVLLFALGLFLAVITFTAVTLLIGQPFYEALSEAVERAESGDGVVPESGLPWWREILVSVKNSLYVLVRVVIWGVVLFALGFVPVLGQTVVPVIGFCVSGFYLTQELTAVAMERRRVGAREQLAWLKGRRLMALGFGVPLTLAFLVPVVAIFLMPGAVAGATLMARAREEESAAGPSGIAGPGAPAAGAAVPPPAGAARPVPAPAPPSGRPDGT
- a CDS encoding NADP-dependent oxidoreductase is translated as MMTALPTSSRAWHLIARPEGWPSPGDVALREIPVGEPGQGRILVRNLYFSVDPYMRGRMNEVKSYVPPYELDKPMDGSAIGEVIASAADGFAVGDHVMHGLGWREYAEFPASRAVKVDASKAPLPAYLGVLGVTGLTAYAGLLRTASFKEGDAVFVSGAAGAVGSIVGQIAKIKGASRVIGSAGSDEKVKHLLDEYGFDAAFNYKSGPVKEQLKAAAPDGIDVYFDNVGAEHLEAAISRMNNFGRITLCGMIAQYNSTEPPAAPRNLAQVLTKRLRMEGMIVMDHMDLRAEFVKDVAGWLADGRLQYQETTVEGIENGFDAFLGVMRGANTGKMIVSLG
- a CDS encoding organic hydroperoxide resistance protein, coding for MSVEQIEPLYTAVATAENGRDGRVASDDGQLDVVVNPPKSMGGNGAGTNPEQLFAAGYSACFQGAMGVVARQEKLDIKGSTVTAKVSIGKLASGGFGLAVELVASVPALDDVATKDLLEKAHQVCPYSNATRGNIEVTLSAA
- a CDS encoding MarR family winged helix-turn-helix transcriptional regulator, which translates into the protein MATSRTDPLTLEVVQLIGSVVARYYEEYEHAAAEHSLTGAQARLLGLLSLEPMAMRKIAQKLKCEPSNVTGIVDRLEARGLVERRPDPADRRVKLAAATATGLTTAALLRDSLDFAREPLAELSDAERRALRDMLQRMLGSGNGPDGG